Proteins encoded in a region of the Bombyx mori chromosome 21, ASM3026992v2 genome:
- the LOC119630099 gene encoding uncharacterized protein LOC119630099, which yields MSEKDLEVSSLRANVVSDDDMATVGSAQSSTRSSPTRRQRKRVLNISSDGLSSSSGSEAQGPSVAKPRAVTPSKRGRGRPPTTRQCVGMAAARKACLRAQREEREFTESARTTRQKKRAAEGSVPKPDAERRLHQSAEVALTVAAKSSSPKGTYVRALKELAATVKEATEDLVGRTATEEAERLRAINAKQEQEILQLRKELDEIRRELATVSQVLGNAPAAAPAPNTEEEEEELRLQRIMRAVGTMLDARFAGLEGRLLPEPRMRPPLAADRRKSREKSPDPPMVVDATLNSAPLLKPVPSTTSAKKRIRGPRRKATAQVAPPGTPTLLPAPASLIESWSTVTRRGTRPREGAVRTVPVVAPAEAGKKNPSSAKRKEKMLRPPRSQAVVLKLQPEAVERGLTYRSVLAEARAKVDPGALGIPIQRIRSAVTGAKVLVVEGADQSAKADLLAQKLREVLSAEGVIVTRPVTTAAIRISGLDDSLTPEEVAAELARIGECTLEAVKIGEIKSGPSGMGQVLVRLPVAAATKVLAVPKLRVGWSVLRAHLLEAKKLQCFRCHELGHVSARCPSSVDRSRDCYRCGQTGHVASGCSLAPHCAVCASAGRPADHVSGSKACAKSPRPRPRRGASAALENARRQPGAPPRFDVVERGCGFVAVLWAEVFILGVYFSPNRTLAEFEVFLSELSRVVGRSHSQRILVLGDLNAKSLAWGSSRTCPRGRAVEEWLVGSGLLVLNRGAELTCVRRLGGSVIDVTFATPDVANRVRGWAVMVGEETLSDHRYIRFGVAVPPAESIQGSSLLCGGGAGGPRWAQKRLNVERLCEAAVVQAWRLDSLGEPADVCEGVEHLREAMSRVCDAAMPRIRALAPKRRVHWWTEEIASQRRLCDVSRRAYQRYRRRRTHRDPDEEDRLYEVYRMAIRALRVAIGEAKEAAWNDLLASLDCDPWGRPYRLARNVLRPWAPPATSTLPPETLQRVVGGLFPDFTGTAFVPPVMTTMRVADGGEPADVSQAEFESAVQRMRAKRTAPGPDGISSRAWALALTGDGLGPALRRLFSRCLREGRFPEPWRTGRLVLIPKEGRPRDEPNGYRPIVVLDEAGKLFERVIANRLVQHLENVGPDLAPNQYGFRRGRSTVDAVLRAMRKGDESLERLIVVGNTEGKGHGAKHQLKGEEPPQKFYDVVTDVTDRNGWCEYVRATRVITDYDHNGHD from the exons ATGTCCGAGAAGGACCTTGAAGTAAGCTCCTTAAGAGCCAATGTCGTGTCAGACGATGACATGGCCACAGTCGGTTCGGCCCAATCGTCGACCCGCTCGTCGCCGACACGACGACAGCGGAAAAGGGTCCTTAATATAAGCTCAGACGGGTTGAGCAGCAGCTCCGGTTCGGAGGCCCAGGGCCCGTCAGTTGCGAAGCCCAGAGCCGTGACGCCATCAAAGCGTGGAAGGGGACGCCCTCCGACCACGAGGCAGTGCGTTGGCATGGCTGCTGCCAGGAAGGCGTGCCTTAGGGCCCAAAGAGAGGAGAGGGAGTTCACAGAGAGCGCGCGCACCACGCGCCAGAAGAAGAGAGCGGCTGAGGGATCTGTCCCTAAGCCTGATGCCGAGCGTAGGCTCCATCAGAGTGCTGAGGTGGCTCTGACTGTGGCCGCGAAATCTAGTAGCCCGAAGGGCACGTATGTGCGTGCATTGAAGGAGTTGGCGGCCACCGTCAAGGAGGCCACGGAGGACCTTGTGGGCCGCACCGCAACTGAAGAGGCTGAAAGGCTGCGTGCGATCAACGCCAAGCAGGAGCAGGAGATCCTACAGCTTCGCAAGGAGCTTGATGAAATTAGGAGGGAGCTGGCTACGGTCTCGCAGGTGCTAGGAAATGCACCAGCCGCAGCCCCGGCCCCAAACACcgaagaagaagaggaggagTTGCGCCTCCAGCGCATTATGCGAGCTGTCGGCACGATGCTCGACGCTCGCTTTGCGGGGCTAGAGGGACGGCTTCTACCGGAGCCGCGAATGCGACCACCGCTAGCGGCGGACAGGCGGAAGAGCCGCGAAAAATCACCGGACCCTCCTATGGTCGTAGACGCTACACTGAATTCGGCACCATTATTGAAACCAGTGCCATCTACAACATCGGCGAAAAAGAGGATACGAGGCCCCAGAAGAAAAGCCACTGCGCAAGTGGCTCCACCTGGAACGCCCACCCTCCTCCCGGCTCCAGCTTCCTTGATCGAGAGCTGGTCAACGGTCACCCGTAGGGGCACTCGGCCGAGGGAGGGAGCAGTGAGGACGGTTCCAGTGGTAGCACCCGCTGAAGCGGGAAAGAAAAACCCGTCCTCTGCAAAGAGGAAAGAGAAGATGCTGCGTCCTCCGCGCTCTCAAGCTGTTGTGCTGAAGCTGCAGCCGGAGGCTGTAGAAAGAGGACTCACATACCGCAGCGTACTCGCCGAAGCGAGAGCCAAGGTGGACCCCGGGGCACTCGGAATCCCCATCCAGCGCATCCGGTCTGCAGTGACTGGGGCCAAGGTGTTGGTAGTGGAAGGTGCTGATCAGAGCGCCAAGGCTGATCTCCTGGCCCAAAAGCTTCGTGAGGTTCTGTCCGCGGAGGGGGTCATCGTGACCCGGCCAGTGACGACTGCAGCCATCCGCATCAGCGGGCTGGATGACTCCTTGACGCCGGAGGAAGTAGCCGCTGAGCTCGCCCGGATTGGCGAATGCACTCTTGAAGCGGTGAAGATCGGAGAGATCAAGTCTGGCCCAAGTGGGATGGGTCAGGTGTTGGTTCGGTTGCCCGTCGCTGCCGCGACGAAGGTCCTCGCCGTACCGAAATTGAGGGTCGGTTGGAGCGTGCTCCGCGCTCATCTGCTAGAGGCTAAGAAGCTACAGTGCTTCCGATGCCATGAGCTAGGGCACGTGAGCGCTCGATGTCCGTCGTCGGTCGACCGCAGCCGTGATTGTTACCggtgcggccagaccggccacgtaGCGTCCGGCTGCTCTCTAGCGCCACACTGTGCTGTATGTGCCTCTGCCGGCAGACCGGCGGATCACGTCTCCGGGAGCAAGGCTTGTGCCAAGTCCCCGAGACCGAGACCTAGAAGAGGAGCTTCCGCTGCGCTTGAGAATGCGCGGAGgcagcccg GTGCTCCGCCCAGGTTCGACGTTGTCGAGAGAGGTTGCGGCTTTGTTGCTGTCCTCTGGGCCGAGGTATTCATATTGGGAGTGTACTTCTCCCCAAACAGGACGCTCGCCGAGTTTGAGGTTTTTCTCAGCGAGCTCAGCCGCGTCGTTGGGAGGTCGCACTCCCAACGGATactcgttctcggggacctcaacgccaaGTCATTGGCTTGGGGATCCTCGAGGACGTGCCCCAGAGGTAGGGcggtggaggagtggctggTCGGAAGCGGTCTTCTCGTCCTCAATCGTGGCGCAGAACTCACGTGCGTGCGACGTTTGGGCGGGTCCGTGATTGACGTTACATTTGCCACGCCCGACGTGGCGAATCGCGTACGCGGTTGGGCCGTGATGGTCGGCGaggagacgctctccgaccaccgctacattcGTTTCGGTGTCGCAGTGCCTCCGGCGGAGTCTATCCAGGGCTCTTCCTTGCTCTGCGGTGGCGGCGCGGGGGGTcctcgttgggcccagaagcgcctCAACGTCGAGAGGTTGTGTGAGGCGGCTGTAGTCCAGGCATGGCGTCTTGACTCGCTTGGTGAGCCAGCAGACGTGTGCGAGGGGGTGGAGCAtctgcgcgaggcgatgtcgcggGTGTGCGACGCCGCTATGCCTCGCATTAGAGCTCTCGCTCCTAAACGCAGAGTCCACTGGTGGACTGAGGAGATCGCTAGCCAGCGCCGGTTGTGCGACGTCAGTCGTCGCGCATACCAACGGTATCGACGTCGAAGAACGCACCGGGACCCCGATGAGGAGGACCGACTGTACGAGGTGTACAGGATGGCCATAAGGGCCCTGCGCGTGGCTATCGGGGAGGCGAAGGAGGCTGCTTGGAACGACCTACTAGCTTCGCTCGACtgtgatccgtgggggcggccctacaggctgGCGCGCAATGTGCTCCGCCCTTGGGCCCCCCCCGCaaccagcaccctgccgccgGAGACATTGCAGCGGGTAGTCGGGGGTCTGTTTCCGGATTTTACCGGGACGGCCTTCGTCCCCCCTGTGATGACGACGATGCGGGTTGCTGATGGCGGGGAGCCTGCGGACGTTTCGCAGGCGGAGTTTGAATCGGCTGTGCAGAGGATGCGGGCGAAGCGCACGGCTCCCGGTCCCGATGGGATCTCGTCCCGAGCGTGGGCGCTCGCCTTGACGGGCGATGGTTTGGGGCCTGCCCTCCGAAGGCTGTTCAGCCGGTGCCTCCGTGAGGGCAGATTCCCAGAGCCATGGAGGACTGGTCGGCTCGTCCTTATTCCTAAGGAGGGTCGGCCACGTGACGAACCGAACGGGTACCGCCCAATCGTCGTGCTGGACGAGGCCGGTAAGCTCTTCGAGCGCGTCATCGCTAATCGCCTTGTCCAGCACCTGGAAAACGTTGGGCCTGATTTGGCTCCTAACCAATACGgtttccggaggggtcgctcgaccgtggacgcggtcttgcgT